The Solanum lycopersicum chromosome 9, SLM_r2.1 genome window below encodes:
- the LOC101251417 gene encoding long-chain-alcohol oxidase FAO2-like, which translates to MVKETECHSLLKGGRINSSYTHGFSSSQIQTISAFCETLVPPCNNNDNSFFASSGAHPPSTNEVAELLVKRSKPEALLIIRIVVFLLTTRLGSLLLCGRVCLDKRWPFVHNFTELDLKDREALLQRWSRETFLIPLRITFLMIKIIYLFIFFSWTDENCKNPTWEAIGYHLPETTEALYENKKERPLERGIVETINESDETLKESLSKKDVVITEDAKDNIFKIECDVLIVGSGCGGGVAAGILAKSGYKVVVLEKGHYFVPEDYSGLEGPSLSELYETGAMLSSLDGKVMIMAGTTVGGGSAVNWSASIKTPNDVLKDWSVNHKISWFGTSEYQSAMDAVCKRIGVTENCSEEGLQNQVIRKGCENLGLKVEKIPRNSSENHYCGSCGYGCKTGDKKGTDSTWLVDAVNAGAVILTGCTAERFILEDGKMRKTCLGVIATTESKKITRKLHIKARATISSCGALFTPPLLLSSGLQNKNIGTNLYLHPVLLAWGYFPESMSEIKGKNYEGGIMTSLHEMVPEETNAQAIIEATAVGPASFASLFPWTSGQDMKEQMTKYSRTVTLLALVKDQGRGEVKKAGRIKYSLDRIDKENIKAGLRRALRILIAAGAVEVGTYRSDGQKIKCKDIKNEELEEFVDTVEAPEGPMSKEENWTVYASAHQMGSCRMGSSKEDGAVDENGECWEAKGLYVCDGSVLPTAVGVNPMITIQSTAYCIAKRIAESLHNEKLV; encoded by the exons ATGGTGAAGGAAACAGAATGTCATTCTTTATTAAAAGGAGGAAGAATTAACAGTAGCTATACACATGGCTTCTCTTCTTCTCAAATTCAAACTATTTCTGCCTTTTGTGAAACTCTTGTGCCACCTtgtaataacaatgataattcattttttgcttCTTCTGGGGCTCACCCTCCATCCACTAATGAG GTTGCAGAGCTACTGGTGAAGAGGAGCAAGCCTGAGGCCTTGTTGATAATAAGGATAGTTGTGTTTTTGTTAACAACAAGATTAGGGAGTCTTCTGCTTTGTGGTAGAGTCTGTTTGGATAAAAGATGGCCTTTTGTTCACAACTTCACTGAATTAGACTTAAAGGATAGAGAAGCTCTTCTACAAAGATGGTCCAGAGAAACTTTTCTCATTCCACTAAGGATTACCTTCTTGATGATCAAAATTATCTATttgttcatcttcttctcttGG ACTGATGAAAATTGCAAGAATCCTACCTGGGAAGCCATTGGATATCATCTTCCAGAGACAACAGAGGCTCTATatgaaaacaagaaagaaagacCACTTGAAAGGGGGATTGTGGAAACCATAAATGAGAGTGATGAAACTCTGAAAGAATCTTTATCTAAGAAAGATGTAGTTATAACTGAGGATGCAAAAGACAACATCTTTAAGATTGAATGTGATGTTTTGATTGTCGGTTCTGGATGTGGTGGAGGTGTTGCAGCTGGAATCCTTGCGAAATCAGGTTACAAAGTCGTCGTGCTAGAAAAAGGACATTACTTTGTTCCTGAAGATTATTCTGGTCTTGAAGGACCTTCTTTGAGTGAGTTATATGAGACAGGTGCAATGCTTAGTAGTCTTGATGGAAAAGTAATGATTATGGCTGGAACAACAGTTGGCGGTGGATCAGCCGTAAACTGGTCCGCTTCTATTAAAACACCAAATGATGTTCTTAAAGACTGGTCTGTGAATCACAAGATTTCATGGTTTGGAACTTCTGAATATCAGTCTGCTATGGATGCAGTATGCAAACGGATTGGTGTAACGGAGAATTGTTCTGAGGAAGGACTTCAGAATCAAGTAATACGAAAAGGGTGTGAAAATCTTGGTTTGAAAGTTGAGAAAATACCAAGAAATTCTTCAGAGAATCATTATTGTGGTTCTTGTGGTTATGGTTGTAAAACAGGAGACAAGAAAGGGACTGATTCCACTTGGCTTGTCGATGCTGTTAATGCAGGCGCTGTTATCTTGACTGGATGTACTGCAGAAAGGTTCATACTGGAAGATGGTAAAATGAGAAAAACATGTCTTGGAGTAATTGCTACAACTGAAAGCAAGAAGATCACTAGGAAGCTACATATCAAAGCTCGTGCCACGATTTCTTCCTGTGGAGCTCTCTTCACACCTCCTTTGCTGCTTTCCAGTGGATTGCAGAACAAGAACATTGGTACAAACCTCTATCTCCACCCCGTTCTTTTGGCGTGGGGATACTTCCCCGAATCCATGTCTGAAATCAAAGGCAAAAATTACGAGGGAGGAATAATGACATCCCTTCATGAGATGGTACCTGAAGAAACCAATGCACAGGCCATAATAGAAGCTACAGCTGTGGGTCCTGCTTCTTTCGCCAGTTTGTTTCCATGGACTTCTGGTCAGGATATGAAGGAACAGATGACAAAGTACTCGCGAACAGTAACTCTGTTAGCATTGGTAAAAGATCAAGGTCGAGGAGAAGTAAAGAAAGCAGGGAGGATAAAATACAGCTTGGATAGAATAGACAAAGAGAATATCAAAGCTGGATTAAGAAGGGCACTGAGGATACTGATTGCAGCAGGAGCAGTTGAAGTGGGAACATATCGAAGCGATGGACAGAAAATCAAATGTAAAGACATAAAGAATGAAGAGTTAGAAGAGTTTGTTGATACAGTTGAAGCTCCTGAAGGGCCAATGTCTAAAGAAGAAAACTGGACAGTTTATGCCTCTGCACATCAAATGGGAAGCTGTCGGATGGGATCGAGCAAGGAAGATGGCGCAGTGGATGAAAACGGAGAATGTTGGGAGGCGAAAGGCCTATATGTATGTGATGGAAGTGTGCTTCCTACTGCAGTTGGTGTCAATCCCATGATCACTATACAGTCTACTGCTTATTGCATTGCAAAGAGAATAGCAGAGTCATTACATAATGAAAAGTTAGTTTAA
- the LOC101251125 gene encoding glutathione gamma-glutamylcysteinyltransferase 1 isoform X2 has translation MAMAGLYRRVLPSPPAIDFASNEGKQLFLEAIQNGTMEGFFKLISYFQTQSEPAYCGLASLSMVLNALSIDPGRKWKGPWRWFDESMLDCCEPLEKVKAKGISFGKVVCLAHCAGAKVEAFRSNLSTIDDFRKHVMACTTSDDCHLISSYHRGLFKQTGSGHFSPIGGYHAEKDMALILDVARFKYPPHWVPVPLLWEAMNTIDEATGLHRGFMLVSKLHRAPALLYTLSCKHESWVSISKHLMDDLPVFLSSENVKDVKDVLSTLLSNLPPNFADFIKWVAEVRRQEENGQKLSEEEKGRLAIKEEVLKQVQDTPLYKHVTSILFSEDSVCQLKAETESSLTNVAASICCQGADIFAGRSGLSDRFCCRQTCVRCYRATGNNPATVVSGTVVNGNGNGEQGVDVLVPTSQAKTSCCSSGQNGCSPMHPGSNDVLTALLLALPPQTWSHIKDMKVLQEIENLVSAENLPPLLQEEILHLRGQFLLLKRCKDNKVW, from the exons ATGGCGATGGCGGGTTTGTATCGCCGGGTTCTTCCATCTCCTCCGGCTATTGATTTCGCTTCTAATGAAGGAAAG CAACTTTTTTTGGAGGCCATCCAGAATGGAACAATGGAAGGATTTTTCAAGTTGATCTCTTATTTTCAGACACAATCTGAGCCAGCATATTGTGGTCTGGCTAGCCTTTCCATGGTCTTGAATGCCCTTTCTATTGATCCAGGAAGAAAATGGAAAG GGCCTTGGAGATGGTTCGATGAATCCATGTTGGACTGCTGTGAGCCATTGGAGAAGGTTAAAGCTAAAGGGATCTCCTTTGGGAAAGTGGTATGTTTGGCTCACTGTGCAGGAGCGAAGGTGGAAGCTTTTCGCTCTAATCTTAGCACCATTGATGACTTCCGTAAACATGTCATGGCCTGCACAACTAGTGATGATTGTCATCTGATCTCATCTTATCATCGAGGACTTTTTAAACAG ACAGGTTCAGGCCACTTTTCACCTATTGGTGGTTATCACGCGGAAAAGGATATGGCACTGATTCTAGATGTTGCAAGGTTTAAGTATCCCCCTCACTGGGTTCCTGTCCCTCTCCTTTGGGAAGCCATGAACACAATTGATGAAGCTACAGGATTACATAGGGG GTTTATGCTTGTCTCTAAGCTTCATAGAGCTCCTGCACTGCTATATACCCTG AGTTGTAAACATGAGAGTTGGGTCTCTATCTCAAAGCATTTGATGGATGATCTTCCCGTCTTCTTAAGTTCTGAAAATGTGAAGGACGTGAAAGATGTTCTCTCTACTCTTCTTTCAAATCTACCTCCCAATTTTGCTGATTTCATAAAGTGGGTAGCTGAAGTTCGAAGGCAAGAGGAGAATGGTCAAAAGCTAAGTGAAGAGGAGAAAGGAAGGCTAGCTATCAAG GAAGAGGTATTGAAACAAGTACAGGACACTCCTCTTTATAAGCACGTCACAAGCATTTTATTTTCAGAAGATTCTGTCTGTCAGTTAAAAGCAGAAACGGAAAGCAGTTTGACCAATGTTGCTGCTAGCATTTGTTGCCAAGGAGCAGACATTTTTGCTGGAAGGTCTGGTTTGTCGGATAGGTTTTGCTGTCGCCAAACATGTGTCAGATGCTACAGAGCTACGGGAAACAATCCTGCTACAGTGGTGTCTGGGACAGTTGTAAATGGGAATGGGAATGGGGAGCAGGGGGTCGATGTTCTGGTCCCTACGTCTCAAGCAAAGACTAGCTGCTGTTCTTCGGGGCAAAATGGTTGCTCACCAATGCACCCTGGAAGCAACGATGTGCTGACAGCACTGTTGTTGGCATTACCTCCACAAACATGGTCTCACATAAAAGATATGAAAGTCTTGCAGGAGATAGAGAACCTTGTCTCAGCAGAAAACCTGCCGCCTTTGTTGCAAGAAGAG ATTTTGCACCTGCGAGGGCAGTTCCTCCTGTTAAAGAGATGCAAGGATAACAAG GTTTGGTAA
- the LOC101251125 gene encoding glutathione gamma-glutamylcysteinyltransferase 1 isoform X1, with product MAMAGLYRRVLPSPPAIDFASNEGKQLFLEAIQNGTMEGFFKLISYFQTQSEPAYCGLASLSMVLNALSIDPGRKWKGPWRWFDESMLDCCEPLEKVKAKGISFGKVVCLAHCAGAKVEAFRSNLSTIDDFRKHVMACTTSDDCHLISSYHRGLFKQTGSGHFSPIGGYHAEKDMALILDVARFKYPPHWVPVPLLWEAMNTIDEATGLHRGFMLVSKLHRAPALLYTLSCKHESWVSISKHLMDDLPVFLSSENVKDVKDVLSTLLSNLPPNFADFIKWVAEVRRQEENGQKLSEEEKGRLAIKEEVLKQVQDTPLYKHVTSILFSEDSVCQLKAETESSLTNVAASICCQGADIFAGRSGLSDRFCCRQTCVRCYRATGNNPATVVSGTVVNGNGNGEQGVDVLVPTSQAKTSCCSSGQNGCSPMHPGSNDVLTALLLALPPQTWSHIKDMKVLQEIENLVSAENLPPLLQEEILHLRGQFLLLKRCKDNKVEEDLAAPPF from the exons ATGGCGATGGCGGGTTTGTATCGCCGGGTTCTTCCATCTCCTCCGGCTATTGATTTCGCTTCTAATGAAGGAAAG CAACTTTTTTTGGAGGCCATCCAGAATGGAACAATGGAAGGATTTTTCAAGTTGATCTCTTATTTTCAGACACAATCTGAGCCAGCATATTGTGGTCTGGCTAGCCTTTCCATGGTCTTGAATGCCCTTTCTATTGATCCAGGAAGAAAATGGAAAG GGCCTTGGAGATGGTTCGATGAATCCATGTTGGACTGCTGTGAGCCATTGGAGAAGGTTAAAGCTAAAGGGATCTCCTTTGGGAAAGTGGTATGTTTGGCTCACTGTGCAGGAGCGAAGGTGGAAGCTTTTCGCTCTAATCTTAGCACCATTGATGACTTCCGTAAACATGTCATGGCCTGCACAACTAGTGATGATTGTCATCTGATCTCATCTTATCATCGAGGACTTTTTAAACAG ACAGGTTCAGGCCACTTTTCACCTATTGGTGGTTATCACGCGGAAAAGGATATGGCACTGATTCTAGATGTTGCAAGGTTTAAGTATCCCCCTCACTGGGTTCCTGTCCCTCTCCTTTGGGAAGCCATGAACACAATTGATGAAGCTACAGGATTACATAGGGG GTTTATGCTTGTCTCTAAGCTTCATAGAGCTCCTGCACTGCTATATACCCTG AGTTGTAAACATGAGAGTTGGGTCTCTATCTCAAAGCATTTGATGGATGATCTTCCCGTCTTCTTAAGTTCTGAAAATGTGAAGGACGTGAAAGATGTTCTCTCTACTCTTCTTTCAAATCTACCTCCCAATTTTGCTGATTTCATAAAGTGGGTAGCTGAAGTTCGAAGGCAAGAGGAGAATGGTCAAAAGCTAAGTGAAGAGGAGAAAGGAAGGCTAGCTATCAAG GAAGAGGTATTGAAACAAGTACAGGACACTCCTCTTTATAAGCACGTCACAAGCATTTTATTTTCAGAAGATTCTGTCTGTCAGTTAAAAGCAGAAACGGAAAGCAGTTTGACCAATGTTGCTGCTAGCATTTGTTGCCAAGGAGCAGACATTTTTGCTGGAAGGTCTGGTTTGTCGGATAGGTTTTGCTGTCGCCAAACATGTGTCAGATGCTACAGAGCTACGGGAAACAATCCTGCTACAGTGGTGTCTGGGACAGTTGTAAATGGGAATGGGAATGGGGAGCAGGGGGTCGATGTTCTGGTCCCTACGTCTCAAGCAAAGACTAGCTGCTGTTCTTCGGGGCAAAATGGTTGCTCACCAATGCACCCTGGAAGCAACGATGTGCTGACAGCACTGTTGTTGGCATTACCTCCACAAACATGGTCTCACATAAAAGATATGAAAGTCTTGCAGGAGATAGAGAACCTTGTCTCAGCAGAAAACCTGCCGCCTTTGTTGCAAGAAGAG ATTTTGCACCTGCGAGGGCAGTTCCTCCTGTTAAAGAGATGCAAGGATAACAAGGTAGAAGAAGATTTAGCTGCACCTCCCTTTTAG